One region of Mucilaginibacter gotjawali genomic DNA includes:
- a CDS encoding histone deacetylase family protein, translating into MLKIAYDPIYIHPLPAGHRFPMLKYELIPAQLLYEGLISEESLFSPGELPEEVILWTHEEAYWQQLRDLTLPLKDQRRTGFPLSGQLVDREKRIAQGTIEGCQYAIDNGVAFNVAGGTHHAGTNWGEGFCLLNDQSIAANYLLHNGLASSILIIDLDVHQGNGTAQIFENNASVFTFSMHGANNFPFRKEKSDYDIALPDDNGDEEYLSLLRTILPQLIAQQQPDFIFYLSGVDVLASDKLGKMALSKAACKQRDQFVFEQCIINKIPVQVSMGGGYSPDIKDIVEAHCNTYRVANELYF; encoded by the coding sequence ATGCTTAAAATAGCTTACGATCCGATCTACATACACCCGTTGCCGGCAGGGCATCGTTTTCCGATGCTGAAGTACGAGTTGATTCCGGCGCAGCTCCTGTATGAGGGATTGATTAGCGAGGAGAGCCTTTTTTCACCAGGAGAGCTGCCCGAAGAAGTTATATTATGGACACATGAGGAAGCCTACTGGCAACAATTACGCGATTTAACCTTGCCCCTAAAAGACCAGCGCCGAACCGGGTTTCCTTTATCCGGACAACTGGTCGATCGCGAAAAACGGATTGCACAAGGTACAATTGAAGGATGTCAATACGCCATTGATAATGGTGTGGCGTTTAATGTGGCCGGCGGAACGCATCATGCCGGCACTAATTGGGGTGAAGGTTTTTGCTTATTAAATGACCAATCTATCGCAGCTAATTATTTATTGCATAATGGTTTAGCATCATCCATATTAATTATAGATTTAGATGTGCACCAGGGAAACGGGACGGCGCAAATATTTGAAAATAACGCGTCGGTATTTACATTTTCGATGCATGGTGCAAATAATTTCCCTTTTCGCAAAGAGAAATCCGACTATGACATTGCACTGCCTGATGACAACGGGGATGAGGAATACCTCAGCCTGTTAAGAACCATCCTTCCGCAATTGATTGCACAGCAGCAACCAGATTTTATTTTTTACCTGTCAGGGGTTGATGTTTTAGCCTCGGATAAATTGGGGAAAATGGCCTTAAGTAAAGCTGCATGTAAACAACGCGATCAATTTGTATTTGAACAATGTATAATAAATAAAATACCGGTGCAGGTGAGTATGGGAGGGGGGTACTCGCCCGATATTAAAGATATAGTTGAAGCTCATTGTAATACTTACCGGGTGGCAAATGAATTATATTTTTAA